Part of the Montipora foliosa isolate CH-2021 chromosome 13, ASM3666993v2, whole genome shotgun sequence genome is shown below.
TTCACTCATCACTGTATCTTTTGTGAACTTAGGCTTCTGAGTATCGCAGGACGATGTATCTTATGTAATGGACAAAATGTTCTGAGTTTGCGCAACCAGTAGCTTCATCATCTGAGCAGTTTCCAGACCGagtaatggagcaaaattgccATCAACAATAGTGAAGTCGATCAGATAGCTTTCCATGCTCTAAGGATTAACTAGGGAGATTTTTGCTTTACCAACGGCTGACATGGTTGACTTGGAGTACATTTTGAGGGTGTGACTCGATTTCTCAACCACAGTTCCTTTGGGGAGATATTTGATGGGCAGAACATTGCAGGATGCACCTGAGTCAATTAACATTTTCAGGTCCTTCCCAGCAATCTTCATAGTGGCTAGGATCTTGTTTGAGTGGTTATCAACGGCGTTGATTTCTTCTTCGGAGCAGGATACAGAGAGAATTTCCACTTCACTTTCATCAAAGTCGAACTGATTCACTGAATGCTTTTGTGGAGGTTTCCTGTTCCTTGGTTTCTTTGTCTTGTGCATCTTCTTTTTTTGGGAACATTTCAATGCAAAATGATTCTCTTTTTGACAAGCAGAGCAAATTTTCCCAAAAGCTGGACACTTTGACCTCTCCTTCTCATGCGTTTGACCACAAAATCGGCAATCTTTTACAAAGGATGATTTATCCGCGTCTTTAGACATGTTTTTGACAAAGTTCACCTCAAGGGGTGGGGGTGCGTGCGAATTTTGCGCTGACATAGCTTCCAGTTTAGTCGACGTGGCTTCGGCGCTGCGGCACATATCTATACATTTCTCAAGCGTAAGTTCCGGTACTTGGAGTAGTTTCTTTCTTAAACAGCTGTCACGAACTCCGCAGACAATCCTGTCTCTTATCATTTCGTCTTTAAGCGTTCTAAAGTTGCACGTATCGGAAAGAGATCTCAAATTTGATGTGTAAGTGTCGATTGATTCACCGGCATCTTGATTGCGATTGTTGAAGCGATATCTTTGATAAAGAATGTTCGTTTCCCAAAGCAATAGGATTCCCATAATTCGAGGATTTTCACTAATTTCTTCTTCTCGTCTTCGCTCTGGAACGGAAGGCCATTGTGAATAGTGAGAGCTTTCGGACCAATACATGTGATAAATGCAGCCACTCGATACTCGTCGGTCTGCTCATTGAGACGCGTGATTAGTTCGTAAGCACTCCAAACCTGCTTCCACTGCTTCTCCACGTATTAGCAAGGTTTCCAGATAATTCTATTTTTGGAGGAACAGGGACGTTACTGGTAAATATCAGTGCTTGGACAGCTTGTACGGGTTGTCCTCCCTCAATCGGTAGATCGGCGGGCATGCTTCAATATaaaccctgtccggcggggttagtatctgaatgggtgacctaaaacatatccttttccagcgaaacatttattaaaacaaacaacataccTAATTGGtcttagaggcaaaaacctcttccaatttcattgcgtgcactcaatcgtgtcaaattaccatgtacgcaacaaaataaatttcaggttcaaaccctttcctgaagaaccttctccttgaataatgatgcacaaaatagtcgacacgctttctttcaaataattcttgactgtcacatttccaattattattttttacttgactttgttgaacccataagttaccagataattttccatttggttaaCACTACGCTCGtgataaaatattggaaatacagctcactttgatttcggctggACGggtgaaagattgttgtcgaagtccattactcgtcgcttttaagattccagatcatcatcgcctgtcttgttcatccaattgacgttcccttcttgagctccatgagagcATATTTTGTTGACTAAAACGCCagtcgcgttgcaatgacttta
Proteins encoded:
- the LOC137981731 gene encoding uncharacterized protein, whose product is MGILLLWETNILYQRYRFNNRNQDAGESIDTYTSNLRSLSDTCNFRTLKDEMIRDRIVCGVRDSCLRKKLLQVPELTLEKCIDMCRSAEATSTKLEAMSAQNSHAPPPLEVNFVKNMSKDADKSSFVKDCRFCGQTHEKERSKCPAFGKICSACQKENHFALKCSQKKKMHKTKKPRNRKPPQKHSVNQFDFDESEVEILSVSCSEEEINAVDNHSNKILATMKIAGKDLKMLIDSGASCNVLPIKYLPKGTVVEKSSHTLKMYSKSTMSAVGKAKISLVNP